The following are from one region of the Paenibacillus sp. JZ16 genome:
- the ftsA gene encoding cell division protein FtsA gives MSNNDIIVSLDIGTSKVRAIIGEVNNGTFNIIGVGSADSEGIRKGAIVDIDQTVQSIRSAVDHAERMVGIQISEVYVGISGNHIGLQSSHGVVAVSNEDREIGEEDIDRVLKAAEVVALPPDREIIDVVAKQFVVDGLEGISDPRGMIGVRLEVEATIITGAKTAIHNLLRCVEKSGLKVKDLVLIPLGAGQLALSKDEKTMGSVLVDVGAGSTTLAVFEGGSIAATSTLPVGGDFVTNDIAYGLRTLTDQAEKVKLKYGCALIESAAHEVTFKVTRIGSNVDKEFTQEDLAAIIEPRVQEIFQLVRQEIKRLGYSELPGGYILTGGTMSMPGVLQVAQNELATSVRIAVPDFIGVRDPGYCSGVGILHNAIRNVRVRNTGGSNNSSGNSKKPVNRAKQQSPVAATQETSQKPGFIERLKKMFSEFI, from the coding sequence TTGAGCAACAATGACATCATTGTTAGTTTGGACATCGGTACATCCAAAGTTCGTGCTATTATTGGGGAAGTTAATAATGGAACCTTTAATATTATTGGAGTTGGATCTGCCGACTCGGAGGGAATTCGCAAAGGTGCAATTGTAGATATCGACCAGACCGTACAATCCATTCGCAGCGCTGTTGATCATGCGGAGCGTATGGTCGGTATTCAAATATCCGAAGTATATGTCGGCATTTCTGGAAATCATATCGGACTTCAATCCAGCCATGGAGTTGTGGCAGTATCGAACGAGGATCGCGAAATTGGTGAAGAGGACATCGACCGCGTGCTGAAAGCAGCGGAAGTCGTGGCGCTTCCTCCGGATCGTGAAATTATCGATGTGGTTGCTAAACAGTTTGTAGTTGACGGTTTGGAAGGAATCTCTGATCCGCGAGGAATGATCGGCGTAAGACTAGAAGTTGAAGCGACGATTATTACTGGCGCCAAAACGGCAATACATAACCTGTTACGTTGTGTGGAGAAATCAGGTCTGAAAGTGAAGGATCTGGTGCTGATTCCGCTTGGTGCCGGACAGCTGGCCTTGTCCAAGGATGAGAAAACGATGGGTTCGGTGCTGGTTGACGTTGGGGCGGGCTCAACCACGTTGGCTGTGTTCGAGGGAGGCAGCATTGCCGCAACTTCGACGCTTCCGGTTGGTGGAGATTTCGTGACAAATGACATTGCTTATGGCCTGCGAACGCTGACGGATCAAGCAGAGAAGGTTAAACTGAAGTACGGATGCGCGCTGATCGAGAGTGCCGCACACGAAGTAACGTTTAAGGTAACAAGAATTGGAAGCAATGTGGACAAGGAGTTCACTCAGGAAGATCTGGCAGCTATCATAGAACCTCGCGTTCAGGAAATTTTCCAATTGGTGCGCCAAGAAATTAAGCGCTTGGGTTACAGCGAGCTTCCTGGTGGTTATATACTTACTGGGGGCACTATGTCCATGCCTGGTGTGCTGCAGGTGGCACAAAATGAGCTGGCGACTTCCGTACGGATTGCGGTTCCCGATTTCATCGGTGTTCGTGATCCGGGATACTGCAGCGGAGTCGGCATCCTCCATAATGCAATCCGGAACGTACGTGTACGCAATACAGGAGGAAGCAACAACAGCAGCGGAAATAGCAAGAAACCGGTGAACCGCGCTAAGCAGCAAAGTCCTGTCGCAGCAACTCAGGAGACCAGCCAGAAGCCGGGATTTATTGAACGCTTGAAAAAGATGTTCAGCGAGTTTATATAG
- the sigG gene encoding RNA polymerase sporulation sigma factor SigG: protein MTRNKVEICGVDTSKLPVLTNVEMRELFHNLQQNNERSAREKLVNGNLRLVLSVIQRFNNRGEFVDDLFQVGCIGLMKAIDNFDLSQNVKFSTYAVPMIIGEIRRYLRDNNPIRVSRSLRDIAYKALQVRDQLTNANSREPTIFEISEALNVPKEDVVFALDAIQDPVSLFEPIYHDGGDPIYVMDQISDDKNKDVSWIEEIALREAMHKLGQREKMILSMRFYEGKTQMEVADEIGISQAQVSRLEKSAIKQMQKHVKT, encoded by the coding sequence ATGACGCGAAACAAAGTTGAAATTTGTGGTGTGGATACGTCAAAACTGCCTGTTCTGACGAATGTGGAAATGAGGGAACTGTTTCATAATCTGCAGCAGAACAATGAACGATCGGCTCGAGAAAAACTGGTGAACGGCAACCTGAGACTGGTGCTCAGCGTCATCCAAAGGTTTAACAATCGGGGAGAGTTTGTTGATGATCTGTTTCAGGTGGGCTGCATCGGATTGATGAAAGCCATCGACAATTTTGATTTATCGCAAAATGTTAAATTTTCCACTTATGCCGTACCGATGATTATCGGAGAAATACGTCGATACTTAAGGGACAATAACCCGATTCGCGTCTCCCGATCACTGCGTGATATTGCTTACAAAGCACTTCAGGTCAGGGATCAGCTGACAAATGCGAACTCGCGAGAACCGACGATTTTTGAAATTTCCGAAGCGCTGAACGTGCCCAAGGAAGACGTTGTTTTTGCACTAGATGCTATTCAAGATCCCGTTTCGCTGTTTGAGCCGATTTATCATGACGGTGGCGATCCGATTTATGTGATGGATCAAATCAGTGATGATAAGAACAAAGATGTGTCCTGGATTGAGGAAATTGCGCTCCGGGAAGCGATGCACAAGCTCGGACAACGCGAGAAAATGATTTTATCCATGCGGTTTTATGAAGGCAAGACCCAGATGGAAGTTGCGGATGAAATCGGCATTTCCCAAGCTCAAGTGTCCCGCCTGGAGAAGTCAGCGATCAAGCAGATGCAGAAGCACGTCAAAACGTAA
- the spoIIGA gene encoding sigma-E processing peptidase SpoIIGA has translation MVVYIDLIFLANLVIDGMLLALTAWMRRVKPRWWRLVLSSVVGALYVVMMFVPQLSFLFTFLIKFGLSLIMLWIAFGFASLQSYLRNLGAFYMVNFAAAGGIIGVHYLVQNSGELFSGIWYTTSGGLSFELKVGFWFACITFFVVVFAFKAVQTTKRKTENREALLGEVSVWIGSAKISCAGLLDTGNQLSDPLTRTPVMVMEAALWEAHLPQGWSKQLMEGEPDKLIMGLAAEEFEWQDRLRLVPYRGVNRGAAFMLALKPDMVRIELGGFEYSASKVLIGLDGGTLSGDRAYRAIIHPALTEGEGTPKMNANSNKPVSDGSCKSEVDASSLNGGTGPESGAAKNAG, from the coding sequence CTGGTTGTTTATATTGATCTCATATTTTTGGCAAACCTCGTCATTGACGGCATGTTGCTGGCTTTGACCGCCTGGATGCGCAGGGTCAAGCCAAGGTGGTGGAGACTTGTATTATCCTCTGTGGTAGGCGCACTGTATGTCGTCATGATGTTTGTCCCGCAACTTTCATTTTTGTTTACTTTTCTCATCAAATTTGGACTCTCGTTGATCATGTTATGGATTGCTTTCGGCTTTGCAAGCTTACAGAGTTATCTGCGAAATTTGGGAGCATTTTATATGGTGAATTTTGCGGCGGCCGGAGGCATTATCGGTGTTCATTACCTGGTCCAAAATTCGGGAGAACTGTTTAGCGGGATATGGTATACAACATCGGGAGGGCTATCGTTTGAATTGAAGGTAGGATTCTGGTTTGCGTGCATTACCTTTTTTGTAGTTGTATTCGCATTTAAAGCCGTTCAGACCACGAAACGTAAAACCGAGAACCGGGAGGCCTTATTGGGAGAGGTGTCGGTATGGATCGGCAGCGCCAAAATATCCTGTGCGGGGCTGCTCGATACAGGTAATCAATTGAGTGATCCCTTAACTCGCACGCCGGTTATGGTGATGGAAGCAGCACTGTGGGAAGCCCACCTGCCTCAGGGATGGAGCAAACAGTTGATGGAGGGGGAACCGGACAAATTAATCATGGGGCTCGCGGCAGAGGAATTTGAATGGCAAGACCGTCTGCGGCTTGTTCCCTATCGCGGAGTCAACCGGGGGGCCGCCTTCATGCTTGCGTTAAAGCCCGACATGGTACGGATCGAACTGGGAGGATTTGAATATTCGGCATCCAAGGTGTTAATTGGTCTTGATGGCGGGACGCTCTCAGGTGACAGGGCATACAGGGCCATTATCCATCCGGCATTAACGGAAGGAGAAGGTACGCCGAAGATGAATGCCAATTCAAACAAGCCGGTGTCCGATGGAAGCTGCAAATCCGAGGTGGACGCTTCATCGCTCAATGGGGGGACCGGACCGGAATCAGGTGCAGCCAAGAACGCAGGATGA
- the ftsZ gene encoding cell division protein FtsZ, with product MLEFDFEMESLAQIKVIGVGGGGSNAVNRMIENGVQGVEFITVNTDAQALHLAKSEHKLQIGDKLTRGLGAGANPDVGKKAAEESRDLIMNTLKGADMVFVTAGMGGGTGTGAAPVIAEIAKECGALTVGVVTRPFTFEGRKRASQAELGIEALKEKVDTLIVIPNDRLLEIVDKKTPMLEAFREADNVLRQAVQGISDLIQVPGLINLDFADVKTIMTERGSALMGIGLATGENRASEAARKAIMSPLLETSIEGARGVIMNITGGTNLSLYEVNEAAEIVTSASDPEVNMIFGAIIEESMKDEIKVTVIATGFESKPAQIPPVRRPGMPQGEQQQQQQPETDKSNVNLKPFGNQSSNDQLDIPTFLRNRSRNND from the coding sequence ATGTTGGAATTTGATTTTGAAATGGAGAGCTTAGCTCAAATAAAAGTAATCGGAGTAGGTGGCGGCGGCAGCAACGCCGTTAACCGAATGATTGAGAATGGTGTGCAGGGTGTTGAATTCATTACGGTCAATACGGATGCTCAGGCACTCCACCTTGCCAAATCCGAACATAAACTGCAAATCGGGGACAAGCTCACTCGCGGACTTGGTGCCGGCGCCAATCCTGACGTAGGCAAGAAGGCTGCGGAAGAATCCCGCGATTTGATCATGAACACCCTGAAGGGTGCCGATATGGTATTCGTTACGGCCGGTATGGGTGGCGGAACCGGAACGGGTGCTGCTCCTGTCATTGCTGAAATTGCTAAGGAGTGCGGAGCATTAACGGTTGGGGTTGTCACTCGTCCGTTTACGTTCGAAGGACGCAAGCGTGCTTCCCAAGCGGAGCTTGGCATTGAAGCATTGAAAGAGAAAGTGGACACACTCATCGTCATTCCGAATGATCGCTTGCTGGAGATCGTGGATAAGAAAACACCGATGCTGGAAGCGTTCCGAGAAGCTGATAACGTATTGCGTCAGGCCGTTCAGGGCATTTCTGATCTGATCCAAGTGCCGGGTCTGATCAACCTTGACTTTGCCGACGTGAAAACGATCATGACAGAACGCGGCTCGGCTCTGATGGGTATCGGACTGGCTACGGGTGAGAATCGAGCCTCCGAGGCTGCCCGCAAGGCGATCATGAGCCCGCTGCTTGAAACCTCTATCGAAGGTGCTCGCGGTGTGATCATGAATATTACGGGAGGGACCAATCTTTCCTTGTATGAAGTGAATGAAGCGGCCGAGATTGTAACATCTGCTTCTGATCCGGAAGTGAACATGATCTTCGGTGCGATCATTGAGGAAAGCATGAAGGATGAAATCAAAGTAACGGTTATCGCTACCGGCTTTGAGAGCAAGCCTGCTCAAATCCCGCCGGTACGTCGTCCTGGAATGCCACAAGGGGAACAACAGCAACAACAGCAGCCGGAAACGGACAAGAGTAATGTAAATCTGAAGCCGTTTGGCAATCAGAGCAGCAATGATCAGCTTGATATTCCTACTTTCCTTCGCAATCGTTCCCGCAATAATGATTAA
- a CDS encoding cell division protein FtsQ/DivIB — translation MSKTHMPVLKQDKPKPKTAKKIIWILLLLFVALLTILFFRSSVSQVTEIHFTGNTFNTNEQLIKQSGLHIGDQYFGVEPKDVQERLMKLGTIKSAEVVKSFPGEVSIVVTEHPTVAYELSDSGELQAILASGNSVPVTASGIAVEKPILTNWDPGDPNKAVLSEVLAEISGSLTSDISEIMPSPTLSFPDRIKMYTRSKFEVITSVSLLRDKVEYLNQVTEMERPGVITMLEADSYVPFVEEVGEDAEEGQ, via the coding sequence ATGTCCAAGACACATATGCCTGTCCTGAAGCAGGACAAGCCTAAACCGAAAACAGCCAAAAAAATCATATGGATACTTTTGCTGCTGTTCGTAGCCCTGCTGACGATTCTGTTTTTCCGGTCGTCAGTCAGCCAAGTTACCGAGATTCATTTTACAGGGAATACGTTTAATACCAATGAGCAGCTTATCAAGCAAAGCGGACTCCACATCGGAGACCAGTACTTTGGCGTTGAGCCGAAAGATGTGCAGGAACGGCTGATGAAGCTCGGAACGATTAAGTCGGCTGAAGTGGTCAAGAGCTTTCCGGGCGAAGTCAGCATCGTGGTAACGGAACATCCTACGGTGGCCTACGAGCTGTCCGACAGCGGGGAACTTCAAGCCATACTGGCAAGCGGTAACTCGGTTCCGGTTACAGCGAGTGGTATTGCCGTTGAGAAGCCTATTTTGACCAATTGGGATCCAGGCGACCCCAACAAGGCTGTGCTTAGCGAAGTGCTTGCGGAGATTTCGGGCAGCCTGACCTCCGATATCTCGGAAATCATGCCGTCACCGACGCTATCTTTTCCGGATCGGATCAAGATGTATACACGTTCCAAATTCGAAGTTATCACTTCTGTTTCCTTGCTCCGTGACAAAGTAGAATATCTGAATCAGGTTACCGAAATGGAGCGGCCGGGTGTGATTACGATGCTGGAAGCAGACTCTTACGTACCGTTTGTAGAAGAAGTTGGAGAAGACGCGGAAGAAGGGCAATAA
- the sigE gene encoding RNA polymerase sporulation sigma factor SigE, whose translation MPVKWRLALQLQYYRVLFLLGLKSQEIYYIGGSEALPPPLTKEEEEFLLKKLPTGDAATRAMLIERNLRLVVYIARKFENTGINIEDLVSIGAIGLIKAVNTFDPEKKIKLATYASRCIENEILMYLRRNNKTRSEVSFDEPLNIDWDGNELLLSDVLGTENDTIYRNIEEQVDRKLLQKALDKLSDRERMIMELRFGLQDGEEKTQKDVADLLGISQSYISRLEKRIIKRLRKEFNKMV comes from the coding sequence ATGCCCGTTAAATGGAGATTAGCATTGCAGCTGCAGTATTATCGCGTACTTTTTTTGCTAGGCCTGAAGAGTCAGGAAATCTACTATATCGGAGGAAGCGAGGCGCTCCCGCCGCCGCTTACGAAAGAGGAAGAGGAGTTCTTGCTCAAGAAGCTGCCTACCGGGGATGCAGCCACCCGTGCCATGCTTATCGAACGTAACCTGCGTCTGGTCGTTTACATTGCCCGCAAATTCGAGAACACCGGCATTAACATCGAGGATTTGGTATCGATTGGTGCCATCGGTTTGATTAAGGCGGTGAATACGTTTGACCCGGAGAAAAAAATCAAGCTGGCTACATACGCCTCGCGCTGTATTGAGAACGAAATTTTGATGTATTTGCGCCGGAATAACAAAACCCGCAGCGAGGTTTCTTTTGACGAACCGCTGAATATCGATTGGGACGGCAATGAATTGCTCTTGTCCGACGTTTTGGGTACTGAGAATGACACCATCTACCGTAATATCGAGGAGCAGGTCGACCGGAAGCTGCTGCAAAAAGCGCTGGATAAATTAAGCGACCGGGAACGCATGATTATGGAGCTTCGTTTTGGACTTCAGGACGGTGAGGAAAAGACGCAAAAAGACGTGGCAGATCTGCTTGGAATCTCACAATCCTACATTTCCCGATTGGAGAAGAGAATAATAAAGAGGCTCCGCAAAGAATTCAACAAGATGGTGTAA